TATGCTCCTatagtaaaaattatttatttattatcctATAATCTAACTAGATACAACATAATCAGTAAGGAACTTTGAAAGAGCTTATGTTAATGTGTGCAGAGATCTTGAGAAACATTGATGTGTCAAACtacaataaaattaacaaatattcttattttgcttcacaaaaaaattaatacaactTACCAATTCAGCTGGTTTCGGTGTTCGCTGCCGGGAAAGggattatttttgttaaactgTCGCGATATTACGAAACCGATCACGACGCCAATGATCAACGAAAACGCAATCAGCAGGATGTAGAACATCCAACCAGACGAAGCGAAAGCGAGATCCTCCTTCACAAGGGTATCTGTAATGCGAAAAACaggtaattttttataagaaaaatgtcAACTTTAAAGTATCAACTTAATATCATCCAAAGGAAACAATCAATTTCGTGGAACCGTTTCTATGCTATTTTTGCCAACAATGATCGCCACTAACAAAGGTCGAATGGAATGCAAATTGCGCGAGCGTGTTACTATTTTTAgcacaaacaatattttttattactttctcATGCCAATATAGGTAGGTATAGgacaaatgaaaaattcaccCGGGTTACCCGAAACGAGATGCCATTAATAATTGGCCACATGAGAAAATGTATGCaaattggaaacaaatttaACGAATTGAAGCAAGACGATCAATCATAAATCGAACGAGTGATGATAAaactcgataaaaaaaatggtatacaTGGATGCAGTTTTAACTAACCTGTCTTGTGGTGATAGTGATTGGCACCGATCCGATTGGTCAACTCGTTACCCTCAATTGAGGTCATTGTGATTTCGTTATCAATGTCGATGGGTCCAACCGAAGAAACTGTTCCACGCGTCTTGGTCTGAATAATGACTACGTTCTTACTGTCACTGGACCTTTCTTTTTCAGCGTAACCGGATCCATCAACCCGGGTGTAGATATCGTTATCTTCGGTTTTGTGCTGTCGGTGATCATATCGCTTGCATATTTCGTTGACACTGGCACCGTCCAAGCTTTGGTAGAGTTTATCCATTGAAAAACCAACCGCTTGGGCATCTTCGACCTCTCGGCAGTCTCTGTTAACGTCATCCCAGGCGCAGTAAGGATCCTGCAGCTCTAAGCACTTGCGGCAAGATTTGTACTCATGTTCGTTACAGTTGCTAAGTGGAAGAGAGATGATCTTTCCGTTGCTGATAACAATcagtttcttattttttctcgaTATAGTCATTTCGTTGACTTTGGTTCCCACGGGGAAGGCCTGCGTTTCACTGATCACAACCGTTTTTACTTCGTCCGTCGAATTGGATGATAATATATTGACAAACTTGATCACCTTTCCATCGTTGGTGCCAACAAAAATCACGTCATATGTGTTTCCATCCAAAGCTTTTACCTGCGGATCGACGGCGATGGCCGACAATCGATACAGTAAGCTGACTCTGGTGAAGATTGGCCGAGAGTGTAACGAATTTACTGATTGGTCCATAAGTGTGTTCATTTTCACAAAGTTGATCGAAGCCTTCGGTAGGGTTCGACTGTCGTCCACGCACTTGCCCGGCCTCGGTTCCGGGATTTGGTTCTGAGGCACCTGCAGCCAATTGGAGTGCATGTCCTTTTGTGATTTGAACGGACCCTCGAAAGTGTCCAGGATGTCTTGTATCGAGAAGGCACACACGGCCGATCCACCGATCGCATTGTCCGGCGTTGTCATAATTGCGTAGATTATCTGAGTGTTATCACCTCCGTAAATGCCACTGATCGCGTTCGTCGTGGATTCTGCGGatggaaaaatttgtttttttagttgaatacttaaaaaaaattcaatggtcAAATAACTTACGGATTTCATCAAAGTAGAACGGATACTCCCCGGGGATGGAACAATTGAGCCGGGCCTTGAGGAATGATGTCCACCGGTCGTTAAGCGGGTGTAGCCCTCCCTTGTCATTTTTGCACACTCGACTCACGCGAGAGTAGATCGACTTGCCGCAGTTCATATACTCGATCGCCACCTCGCGGAAAAAGAACAGCACGTAGCCGTTATGCTCAACCGAACTCACGAAGGCTGGCTGATTGAGCTGCTTGTTGTCGTACTGTCCCGTTCGCAACGGTTCTCGGTAGATAAGCGGGTCGGCACCAGAAAAGTCCGCTACCGTTGCCGAGTAGAGTTGGCCGTctgttgtataaaaaaataaaatatgaaataacaCAACATTGATGCTAACAACGAATCTTAAAATTACCAGAATACACGTAGGTGCTGTTGTGCAGTGGATTGTACGGACACCGTCCCGAGGCCTCCATTTCGTTATTGTCGTAGGCGATCGAACCATCGCTGGGAAGAACATTGTAGTATCGGCACAGCGGCTTGTACGAATTGGTCCCGCAAATCATGATCCTGTTTGCGTTGACCCGAGCGTACACTCGAATGTAGTTCTGGCAGTCCTGGTCCAGTTTACCCTTGAGCGTACAGAGCTCCCGGTGGGCGTCGGACGACGTCCACATGATCCGTTGCCGGGGATTTTCTATCAACCTCTCCAGGCTTATGTTGTACAGGGCATTTCGCGCCCCAATCAATATCGAGTTCTCGTCCTGCGCCAGTAGCTTAAAGTAATCAGTGCTGTTACCGAAAAAGGCCGGTATCGTGGTATCTGGaaagagaaatgagaaaaaaaacctttaactCTAAGGCAGGCTGAGTCAGTAAAATTAATTGATTCATTAGGAGTCCATAATAGTCTCCTAGAGCGAGATGATCATAACTTCTTAAAGTCTGCAGAAGCAGCCTCAAAAATCAACTCTGACAATGCATAGGCTTAGCATGTTTGGAGAGGGGACCAACGACATCCACCAAGAGCGGTGAAACTTTCCAAAAACGAAGCGAAAATCGTCTTCGTCAACAGGAGAAAGATATCCCATTCATTCCATAACTGCTGTGCTGTGTTATTGGATGTTGCCGATCACGGATTGGGATGAAGATGCCCGAAAGATGGGTGGaagaaaaaaacgtttaaattagcttaatttttcaaaaccgcTGGTGGCACCACACGGTGAGAACTCTTACGTTGACCTCACAACAGTTCAGTCAGCGAGCGAGATGATAAACAAATTGGAAAGTAACAGTAGTTTTATGGCTCTCGGGTTTTATGTGAGCTTAATATGCGGGGGGATGGATAATCGAACGCGGTCACGGTGATTATGAATTTATTATCACGAAACATGACCAAATGGTTTTGGATCACAATCGCAGGGGTAGTCGgaaatcaaaactttgaaatttaatatgttAATTTATGAACTCCCTGTCCCATGTATGGGTTTGTGATACAGACTGAAAtcacataacaaaaaaaatgttttagataaaatattgaaaaatttatctttgTTACTTAATTTCTTGGTCTAgtcggtgaaaagtgatatcCTTTCAAGTTAGAACATCGGTAGATCCGTTTCTAAGTTAAAGGTggttaaaataaggttgccagaattttttcagtacatatccgggccggacaaatccgggcatataaaaacctggcaaaatccgggtattagatttcaaaaatgacgaccgaaatccgggcaaattttgacaaaacccaaaaattattcaacaaatatcaagaaaaaaaagattgaaaaaaaagttttttcatcaaagtacatcgacagattttaaatcgtattagaggcttccaaaaaacctttcatgattattttttataaaacttgctcaaaaatttcgttttgaaggcataaattatcattttttacaacactatttggttttattttgttttatttgccaaataaagtgaataaatccgggcaacatccgggcattttccaatgaaaaccgggcaaccgggccgggccggactgttcctaaattttgtatgaaatatccacacactattaattttttggtgtaaatttatgtcaaattggatgcacaaaaaagaagcatcacttttgacataaaattacacaagagaaaacagaaacgcttgaagctaTAAATTCTAAGACATGAATTGTACACAATATTAAATCATCAACgatgtaaatttatgtgaaattgGACGCACAATGATGAAGCATCGTTTTTGAcctaaaattagattttttttagaaattacaTTGCGTAGAGTAAATTTCGGATTAATAATATTTCTAAGACATACATTTTCGGGGGCAAaagttttagtttattttgataTTCTACCAAACTGTCGCTGCTGTCAAGACAGTCCCATATGTGGCTTTTCTTTTGTTAGTTGATTATTTGATTTCCTCTATCTGTGCTACATAAGTCACTTTACTGATCactttattgacaaaaataagtttgaaattatgTTAATGGCGTATCTAGATAAAGGTCACGAAAGTTTATTGTAAGAATTGAGTAGgtctcaaataaaataaaataaataataacgttCCATGAATTTAACAACCTGTACATTCATCTTCTAGAAAGTTTCGCGAACAATGATCTTTTTAAGAAACACTATCACTACAAATTAAATTAAGGCTAaatcagaaacagcaaagcATCTTGGCTTCAAATATATAATGAGAAAAATCACATCAATATgacttaggccgatgacatagtgagtgcgatgcgatgcgtaCCGGCAAATGCGATCCAATACAGCGAACCACATttcatgaaaatgtatgtgaatcgcttgaGCCTCACACACTCAACGCGgagaagcagatgtcaatttgtttcgCCGCTAGAGTTCGCATTGGCCGTGGTCACTAATTCGCATCGCgtcgctctcactatgtcatcggccttacgCCTGAGCTACTAGGTAGCCCAAGCAGCAAGTAACATATgacaaaaactaaaacaaataaGACTTTGAAGCTGATTTTTTGTTCTATGTTTTATGAACAATTAAATGAGCctcatatgaaatttaaaaaaatcaagttgaaGGAATTCACCTATTAGGCTAAACTtagcttgtaaaaattttgtaaattgttatttttgacatctctatataaaaaaactttattttatctAGTCTAATCTTCGTAATTTCAATGAACGCTTgtaatcaatattatttttatcatcctGTATCTGCGATAAAATGCGTTTGAACAGCATATTATTTGGTGCAGGATTCATCACGATTGTAAACATACACAAATACGATGTTTGACCAATTGTATAACACGAATAAACAAGCAAATAAAAGAGTGTCAAATACTCATTTCGAGAAAACGTGCTTTTCCATTACCCTTACATTTggctaatattgatttttttaatttatttgaaaaaatatgggaaaaattgTTCTGAAATTTGCACTAAACActgaataaaatatgaaaaattgttcgGCATACCGAAATCAAAACTGAACCTTTTGGCATTGATCCAGGAAGGCCATTCTACACATTCTATTCATGAATCTTTAAACGCCTTTATGTATACAACGTATTTGTGGAAAATGTGGATGATGAATTGACATTGACTTTCCTACTTTGAACACAAAATATCGTGCCTACACAAGGgcgtttaaatttgtttgaagcATCTAATATGTCAGCTGGTAAAACAAGATCTGCCTATCCAAAtatgattttataaattatataaaCGATACAGAAACACCAAACCTCATAATCAATCATCCATCTGGATTCTCGGTACTCCTCGGCTGTTACTGGTCCACGTTTTGTCTTTGATTACATCTTCTTTGACCGACGGTGTAACCGTGACGGCCGGTAGCCTGCGCTCTCGCAGGTCCCAGTAGTGAAAAAGACAACGCTGTGCACGGATTTGATTTCGCCGCTCCAGATCTTCACGTAGCTTGGAGTCGACCATCGAAGAAGTCACCTTGGAACAATTGCCATCGATGATGCCATTCTGTCTGTTCAGGAACCAATCGGGGATCCTGTACTGGCTGAGATTTAAGACGATGGTGACGATCTTTTCGACCTCCTCATCGGAGCACTAACCACCCGGCTTAACGGATCGACAACGCCTTTCTTCGGGATGACGTGTTTTTGGATTTCATAAATTGGAAtgacaagagaaaaaaacaaacaaattaattAACAGCTTTTCTTTTCTGATTCTATCGGTACCTTTCCGAGCGCAAGGTGGTCAACTGAACAAGTATGCACTGTTTTTGGGCAACGAAACATCGACTACTGTCCACTCACTGGTTGCAGCATGTACAGGCCATTTGGTAAGCGTGGCAGGATCACTGGATCTACCTTGCCCGTTGTTTTGCCTCAATGCATTACGATGAGCATGACGTGtaactaaaaacaaaatttttgtgatgAGTTCCGTGAtgtactagaaaaaaaatcgaaacaaacctTGTTGTTCTGATCGGGCAGTATATGCAGAAGGAAATGGAACATGAACTATGGGTAGTTTCTCACAGAACACAACAAGAGTCCACACTGTTTTCAGCAGCAGTTCCATCGTTCGTAGTGTTTTGAATTCCGAGATCCAAtaacgaataaataaaaatctgaaagacTGTTTGGCTTTaagttatggttattttttgaacttttgagcGAACTAACCACTTCCAGAATTTTGGTTGAACCGTAGTCATTAATTTTCCCGAACCGAGTTTACAGAACTACAACGAATCTATAAGTCTCTATAATTCccgtttcaaaacaaaacaaatccgAGTCGAATCTCAcacacttattttttttaccccGTTATTAAGTTTTAAGAACATAATTTCACATCATGCAAGACGTAAATTTAGGATTTGTATCTAGTTTCAGCTGTGTCGACCTAATCTTATGTTACGGGTGTGAGATTTAGGtgtaaaaatgtgtaaaattagaTCCTATTCAATttacatcgaaaaaaaattaggtgtttaagcgtttctggcttgtataattttctaaattttttggtgtgcaggcaaacccggataaaaccgggaaatctggcaaccttaggttaaaaggagcttatctgagcgatcacataccatctttttgttcgttcgcactgctagtttccgcttgtggagcgaaccacgcttggcctactagatgcaactctatctgtatttTTTCTGCCAGGAATTCACTACTTCGTGGCATTCTGTCCTACATctacttcatagtagttggcccgtgctcgaataaaagtttgttttttttcagatttttttttttacaacagtcATTATTCGGAATATTTAGACTATACGAACAAGTAATAGAAGTTCGCAAAAGGGTTTTGCCTAAATTCATCCCAGGGATTGCCACCCTTATCCATGATCGTGGTTCTGCCAACCAAGGGAATCCCCAAATATCTTAGTTGGCGCTGAATGCTCTCACAACACTCGAACGATTCAGAACCTCGTCCTCGATTACGTTCTCCCGCAAACAATTCGATTTTTCTAATTGACTGTTCCATATTCAACTAGACCGGTCATTGGTTTTCTAATCCGTGTCGAAACGGTTAGTCCCGATGGTACCTactttcaaatattgttcatgcttaactcaacAATTCATATTACAATGCTTTCAAGAGTTCCGTAATCGTTACCAAATGACTTGAGACATGTTCGAAAACTCAATTTAGCTTTCTTTAGTCTTCTAACTGTTCGAACATTCGGGAGATCGAAGCAaccagttgtttcgaaatgacgTGTTTTTGTCAAGCTGCTGCAAAATgcctcgaaaatttttaaatggtcGAGAATAAAAAGTATATGAAAGCATCGAAACGGAAACAGGAAAATATGGGTTCGTACGTTCTTTACGAAGAATATGGAAGCGCCGATACATGGGAGCCAGGACCAGGACGGATGGTGATGAAATTGTAGCAACATCAAAATAACCGAAAGTCTTCCTCGAAAAAGCTTGGAAAAACGGTATCGTGGACATTTGGTGTGCTcgttctgtttttttatttgtttaagttaGGTCTTCATGAAGCTCAACGAAGTTTGAGttgcatttgaaaaagaaaaaaaaagttgaaaatcaacTGATTTAAACTATACTTTTAAATCAGTTGATTTTCAACTTGTCAGTGCTTTgcataaatttgttttgaacaaatttatgcAAAACACTGGATCTGAATC
This sequence is a window from Uranotaenia lowii strain MFRU-FL chromosome 3, ASM2978415v1, whole genome shotgun sequence. Protein-coding genes within it:
- the LOC129751237 gene encoding semaphorin-1A isoform X1; translation: METCSSINTPTVATRLRHLHSYLFAVLAVVVSCCLDRTCSWTPDVSSKSYITYDTTIPAFFGNSTDYFKLLAQDENSILIGARNALYNISLERLIENPRQRIMWTSSDAHRELCTLKGKLDQDCQNYIRVYARVNANRIMICGTNSYKPLCRYYNVLPSDGSIAYDNNEMEASGRCPYNPLHNSTYVYSDGQLYSATVADFSGADPLIYREPLRTGQYDNKQLNQPAFVSSVEHNGYVLFFFREVAIEYMNCGKSIYSRVSRVCKNDKGGLHPLNDRWTSFLKARLNCSIPGEYPFYFDEIQSTTNAISGIYGGDNTQIIYAIMTTPDNAIGGSAVCAFSIQDILDTFEGPFKSQKDMHSNWLQVPQNQIPEPRPGKCVDDSRTLPKASINFVKMNTLMDQSVNSLHSRPIFTRVSLLYRLSAIAVDPQVKALDGNTYDVIFVGTNDGKVIKFVNILSSNSTDEVKTVVISETQAFPVGTKVNEMTISRKNKKLIVISNGKIISLPLSNCNEHEYKSCRKCLELQDPYCAWDDVNRDCREVEDAQAVGFSMDKLYQSLDGASVNEICKRYDHRQHKTEDNDIYTRVDGSGYAEKERSSDSKNVVIIQTKTRGTVSSVGPIDIDNEITMTSIEGNELTNRIGANHYHHKTDTLVKEDLAFASSGWMFYILLIAFSLIIGVVIGFVISRQFNKNNPFPGSEHRNQLNWHPTKQFSMQNRTSGGKDVNLLMNTNTNQYHTQQQAIVQQLQQHHQNNMKDNIDFDFKDRSVECKNSTENLEKDISKGMGTLQKTRQLKTFKP
- the LOC129751237 gene encoding semaphorin-1A isoform X2; its protein translation is METCSSINTPTVATRLRHLHSYLFAVLAVVVSCCLDRTCSWTPDVSSKSYITYDTTIPAFFGNSTDYFKLLAQDENSILIGARNALYNISLERLIENPRQRIMWTSSDAHRELCTLKGKLDQDCQNYIRVYARVNANRIMICGTNSYKPLCRYYNVLPSDGSIAYDNNEMEASGRCPYNPLHNSTYVYSDGQLYSATVADFSGADPLIYREPLRTGQYDNKQLNQPAFVSSVEHNGYVLFFFREVAIEYMNCGKSIYSRVSRVCKNDKGGLHPLNDRWTSFLKARLNCSIPGEYPFYFDEIQSTTNAISGIYGGDNTQIIYAIMTTPDNAIGGSAVCAFSIQDILDTFEGPFKSQKDMHSNWLQVPQNQIPEPRPGKCVDDSRTLPKASINFVKMNTLMDQSVNSLHSRPIFTRVSLLYRLSAIAVDPQVKALDGNTYDVIFVGTNDGKVIKFVNILSSNSTDEVKTVVISETQAFPVGTKVNEMTISRKNKKLIVISNGKIISLPLSNCNEHEYKSCRKCLELQDPYCAWDDVNRDCREVEDAQAVGFSMDKLYQSLDGASVNEICKRYDHRQHKTEDNDIYTRVDGSGYAEKERSSDSKNVVIIQTKTRGTVSSVGPIDIDNEITMTSIEGNELTNRIGANHYHHKTDTLVKEDLAFASSGWMFYILLIAFSLIIGVVIGFVISRQFNKNNPFPGSEHRNQLNWHPTKQFSMQNRTSGGKDVNLLMNTNTNQYHTQQQAIVQQLQQHHQNNMKDNIDFDFKDRSVECKNSTENLEKDISKGMGTLQKVKKTYI